Below is a window of Paraburkholderia kururiensis DNA.
ACCTCGGCCATGGGCGGCGTCGCCATCCAGCTGTTCACGCGCAGCACGCTTTCGGCACGCAGCGCGAGGCGGCGCGGCGTCGTGAGATACCCGATGCGCAAGCCGGTCAGCACCGACTTCGTGAGGCTCGTGCAGTAAAACGACAGCTCGGGAATCAGGCTCGAAATGGGCGGCACGGGCTTGGGCAGCAGCGGACCGTACACGTCGTCTTCGATCACGTAGACGCCGTAGCGCTGCGCAATGCGCGCAATCGCGCGGCGGCGCGACTCCGGCATCAGCGAAACCGTGGGGTTGTTCAAGGTGGGCGTGCAGACGAGCGCCGAAATGCGCTCGCTATCGCACATCTCTTCGAAGTGCTCGGGGTGAATGCCGTACTCGTCTATTTCGAGGCCCTTCAGCGTAAACCCCAGCACGCTTGCGCTGCCGATCACGCCGTGGTCCGTGAGACTCTCGCAGAGCACGGTGTCGCCCGGCCCCACCAGCGACGCCAGCGCGAGAAAGATGCCGTGCGCGGCGCCGTTCGTGACGAGCAGCGTGTCCGCCGCGGCCGGCATGCCGAGCGTGGCGAGCCACGCCGCCGCGGCCTGGCGATGATGCTCGAAGCCGGCGATGGGCCGGAACGCGCGAATCCACGGCTGATCGTCGAGGCCCGCCAGCGTCGCGCAGACCTTGCGCCACATCGCGTCGTGCTCGGCGGTGTGGATGATGCGTGCAATCGAGAAGTCCACCACGGAGCGCTCGGCCGTATCGAGCATGTAATTCGACATGGTCTCCGTGACGCGCCCCGAGACGAAACTGCCGCGCCCCACTTCGCAGCGGATCAGGCCCTGGCGCTCCAGTTCCTTGTAGGCGTTGGTCACCGTCTGCACGCTGATTTCCAGCTCCGCCGCCACGTCGCGCTGCGGCGGCAGGCGCTCGCCCGCGCGCAGCACGGTGCTTTCGATGTCGCCCGCAATGGCCTTCACCAGCCGCTTGTATTTCGATTCGGCGCCGTGCGCCGCGCGCACCGCTTCGCGCCACTGCTCTCTCACCGTCTTCTCCATGGCTCGTATCTGCGTCGGGTCTTTCCCGGGTCTTTCGATAGTGCGGCCAAAACCCACGGGAAAATTATTGTCCTAGAGCAATCAGAAACAAAAATATGGCTTTGTATGCTGGGCTCCAATGGCGGTGTACCACGACACCACATGGGGTTTTCACGGACGCCCCGCCTGACTTCGCGGCGCATGACGCACCGCGCCACCCTTACGCCACGCAATGGGACCGACATGAACCCGAAGCGCCATTCCAGACTGCCCCAGGCTTTCAGCATCGCGTGTATCGCGGCGGCCGGCCTGCTCATGCACGTGCAGCACGCGGCGGCCGAAACCACGCTACAGCGCATTCAGCGCACCGGCGAGGTACGCATCGGCTACGCGAACGAAGCACCGTTTGCCTACACGACGCCCGACGGCAAGGTGACGGGCGAGTCGCCCGAAATCGCGCGCAAGATCTTCGCGAAGCTCGGCGTGAAAAAAGTGGATGGCGTGCTGACCGAATGGGGCTCGCTCATTCCGGGTCTGCGTGCGGGCCGCTTCGACGTGATTGCCGCCGGCATGTACATCACGCCGGAGCGCTGCAAGCAGGTTGCGTTCGCCGATCCGCAATACCAGATTCAGGACACGCTGCTCGTGCTGAAAGGCAATCCGAAGAAACTGCACAGCTACGCCGACGTGGCAAAGCAGTCTGACGTGAAGCTCGCGGTGATGGCGGGCGCCGTGGAACTGGGCAACTCGCGCGATGCTGGCGTGAAAGATGCTCAGTTGCTCCAGGTACCGGACACCACGGCGCAATTGCAGGCCGTGCGTGCGCGCCGCGCCGATGCAGCCGCAGGCACCGCGCTCACGATGAAGGGCCTCGCCTCGAAAGACGCGGCCCAGGTGGAAACCGTCTCCGACTTCACCGATGATCCGAAGCACACCGGTTATGGCGCGCTCGCCTTCCGGCCCGAAGACACGGATCTGCGCGACGCCGTGAACAAGCAGCTGCATGCATGGCTCGGCACGCCGGACCATCTGCAAACCGTCGCGCCGTTCGGCTTCGACAAGTCGAACCTCACGACGAAGACCGCCGCCGAAATCTGCAGCGGCAAGTAGATCGCGAGAGACGTGGCACGGTTCGCTTCGTGGGCCGGCTTCGGCCGGCCCCGTCGGCACGTATGAAGCCGGCAAGCGCACACACCCCGTTGCAGTCCGCGCATCACGCGACGGATTGAATGCCATCATGCAAGCGAGGACCGCCATGCGTGAATTGTTCCCCCTGCTCATGCAGGGCACTCTGGTGACCATCGGCATTACGATCGGCGCGACGTTGCTCGCCATCGTCATGGCGTTCGTGGGCACCGCCGCCAAACTCGCGCCGTGGGCGCCGCTGCGATGGGCGGGCAACGTGTATGTCGAAGTGTTTCGCGGCACGTCGCTGCTCGTGCAGCTCTTCTGGTTCTTCTTCGTGTTGCCGCTGCCGCCGTTTCGTATCGAACTCACGCCGCTCACCGTGGCCATCGTGGGGCTCGGATTGCACTACGGCGCCTACGGCTCGGAAATTCTGCGCGGCGCGCTGCGCTCCGTGTCCGGCGGCCAGTTCGAAGCGGCACTCGCTCTGAACCTCTCGCCCTTGACGCGCATGCGCCGCATCGTGCTGCCGCAAGCCATGATCAATGCGCTGCCGCCCGCCACGAACCTCATGATCGAATTGCTCAAGGGCACGTCGCTCGTGTCGTTGATCACGCTCTCCGACCTCACGTTTCGCGCGCGCCAGCTCGATGAAGCCACGTTCAAGACCGCGGAGATTTTCGGGCTCACGCTCGTCATCTACTTCGTGCTGGCCCAGTGCATCGCGACGTTGATGCGCTACTTCGAACGACGCGTGAATCACGGCATCGCGAACAGCCGTCCCCGGTCCGCCGCCCGCCTCGACAACGGCACCGTCATGAGCCGCTTTCTGCAAAGAGTCGCCCGATGAACAGCTTCTTCGACCTGCACTACGCCGCGCAGATTCTGCCGGCCCTGCTGCATGCCTCGCTCTACACGATCCTCATCACGCTGGTCGGTTTTGCCGTTGCGCTCGTGCTGGGCCTCGTGTTCGCGATTCTGAGGCGCAGCGCTGTCCGGCCGGTCGCGCTCACGGTGGGCTTCGTCGTCGAGTTCATTCGCAGCACGCCGCTCCTGATCCAGATTTACGTGCTCTTTTACGTGCTGCCCGTCTACGGCATCACGATGAGCGCGCTCATGGCGGGTACCGTGGGCATCGCGCTGCACTACGCGTGCTATACGTCGGAGGTCTATCGCGCGGGACTGAACGGCGTGGCGCGCGGCCAGTGGGAGGCGTGTTGCGCGCTGTCGCTTTCGCCGCGACGCACGTACCTCGGCGTGATCCTGCCGCAAGCCATTCGTCCCGTGGTGCCCGCGCTCGGCAACTATCTGGTCGCCATGTTCAAGGACACGCCCATGCTCTCGGCCATCACCGTCGTGGAACTGATGCAGCAGGCGAAGAACATCGGCTCCGAAACGTTCCGCTATCTGGAGCCCATCACGCTCGCGGGGCTGTTCTTCCTCGTGATCAGCGTGACGTTCGCCCACCTCGTGCGGCGGCTCGAATTCAGCCTGAGGTTGCCATGAACCTGCCCACCGCCATGCGCGACGGCGCGCCCCGCGCGCCCACTTCCGGAACACCCGTTATGGAGCAAGCAATGAAACGTGACCCCGCCGCCGCGTACACGCCCGCCGTCGACCGCAACGGCGACACACCCATGGTGCGCTTTCGCAACGTGACGAAGCGCTATGGCGCGCTGACGGTGCTCGACGGACTGGACCTCGAAGTGGGCCGCAACGAAAAAGTCGCGATCATCGGGCCGAGCGGCTCCGGCAAATCGACGCTCTTGCGCGTGCTGATGACGCTCGACCCGCTCACGGACGGCATGATCGAAGTGGACGGCGAGCCGCTCACGCACATGGTGAAGAACGGCGCGCTCGTGCCCGCTTCGCTGCGCCACCTGCGCCGCGTGCGCAGCAAGATCGGCATGGTGTTTCAGAGCTTTAACCTCTTTCCGCACATGACGGCGCTCGCCAATACGATCGAAGCGCCCATGCAGGTGCTCGGTCTCTCGCGCAAGGAAGCCACGGAGCGTGCGCACGAGCTGCTCTGCCTCGTGGGCCTCGAAGACAAGTGCAATCATTACCCGTCGCAGCTGTCAGGCGGCCAGCAGCAGCGTGTGGCGATTGCGCGTGCGCTCGCCATGCGGCCCAAGGTGATGCTGTTCGACGAGGTGACGTCCGCGCTCGATCCGGAACTGTGCGGCGAAGTGCTCAACGTGATCCGCCGTCTTGGCAGCGAGCACAACCTCACGATGCTGATGGTCACGCACCAGATGGGCTTCGCCAAAGAGTTCGCGGACCGCGTGTGCTTTTTCTCGCAGGGCAAGATCATCGAGCAGGGACCGCCGCAGCAGTTCTTCTCGGCGCCCGAGCACGAACGCACGAAGCAGTTCCTGCGCGCGGTGAAGGAAGCGATGTAGGGGAACGGGCGCGGGCCACTATCCCGCGGCGTGTGACCCGCTACGCCGCCTTGCCGACCTTCCCTCTGACGCCGCGCGCAATCTCGTCGCCGGTGCCGTGCGGCAGCTTCGCGGTGACGGGAATGGACGCCACCGAAAACAGCGCGACCGCGAAAAACGCGGGCCAGAAGTCCGACCAGACCACGTGGGCGTGGCCTTGCAGGTCGCGCGAAATCTGCAGCACGATGCCCGCGATGGTCACGCCGAGGCCCAGCGAAATCTGCTGGATCACGCTCGCCACACTCGTGGCGCGGCCGATGTCGCGGCCCGCGATGTCCGCATAGGCAAGCGAATTGAGGCTCGTGAATTGCAGCGAAGGGAACACGCCGCCCACCAGCACCACGCACCAGATCAGCCAATGCGGCGTGCCGGGAAAGAAGAATCCGTATGCGGCAATCGCCGCGCCCGCGAGCGCGGCGTTCACCATCAACACCTTGCGGAAGCCGAACTTCGCGAGCACGCGTGTCGCGATGGTCTTCATGAAGATGGAGCCGAACGCCGATGCGCACGTGATGGAGCCCGACACGAACGCCGTCAGGCCAAGACCTTCCTGGAGCGCGAGCGGCAGCAGGAACGGCACGGCGCCCAGCCCGATGCGAAACAGCGACCCGCCCACCACGCTCGCATGAAAGCTCGGAATGCGCAGAAACCGCAGATCGAGCACCGGCCGCTCGGCACGCTGCGCGTAGAACCAGTAGAGCACGAGCAACAACGCACCCGTCACGGTCATCACGAACGCCACGTTGCCCGACGCCAGTTCGCCGCCCACGAGCGACAGCCCCAGCATGAAGAGCGACGCGCCCGCAGCAGAAAGCACGAAGCCGATCCAGTCCAGCGGACCGGGATGCTCCTCGTGCATGTTGGCGATATGGCGATTCGCGAGCCAGATGCCGAAGAGACCGATGGGAATGTTGACGAAGAAGATGAGGCGCCAGTGCAGATAGGTGGTGATGAAACCGCCCAGCGGCGGCCCCACCACGGGCCCCAGCAGCGCGGGCACCGTCAGGTAATTGACGGCGCGAATGAACTCGGACTTCGGCACCGAGCGGAAGATGATGATGCGCCCCACCGGCACCATCATCGCGCCGCCAATGCCCTGCACGAAGCGCGCCGCCACGAGCGCGGACAACGACGTAGCCGCGGCGCACAGCAGCGAGCCCGTCATGAAGATGCCGATGGCTACGCGAAACACGGTGCGCGAGCCGAACCGGTCCGCCACCCATCCGCAGATGGGAATGAACACGCCGAGGCCGATCACGTAGCTCGTGATGGCGAGTTTCAGCGAGATGGGGTCGTGTCCGAGGTCGCGTGCGAGGGCCGGAAGCGACGTCACGATGACCGTGGCGTCCACGTTTTCCATGAACATCGCGCACGCGACGATGAGTGGAACGATGAAGGGGCCGAGGGCAAGGGGCATGGAGACAGCGGCGCGGCGGTGCGCGAATCCGCGTAAAGCCGCCATTATGGCATCGCGGCGCGGCTCATGTTGTATGTGCCACATTCGCGGCTACGCGTCGGCATCCCGCAAAGCCGCGCCCCGTAAGGCTGTGACCGGCACGCAACGTCGCGAGCACAACCGGTGAAAGCCGGGTAAAGTGCGAAACCTGTCGCATGTCCATTCGAATAGCGCGGCAAGCCTTTTGTTGCGGCCCTGAATAAAGCGTCCTCTAAAACCAGTACAGGCCGCTGAACATTCCACCGATCCGATGAAACGTCGTCTTTTTGCCCTTTTGTTCGCGGCAACGCCCTTGTTTTGCCAGGCGGCCGTGCTGGACGCACCGCTCGCGTGCAATGTGTCCGCGCATCAATTCGTCTCCGGCCTGATCGATCAGAACCTGATCCAGCCGCACGCCATGCGTGTGGAAAGCAATTCCATCAACGCGTTCTGGCCGACGCGCGACGCCGACGTCACCGCATTTGGCTTTCGCGTGTTCGCCATCGTGGGCTACGAGAAGGACGACCCGATCTTCCGCACCGGCACCGGCGAACCCGTGGGCAAGTCGGCCTACGGTGCAGTCGTGATCGGCAGTGACAGCAAGGTGCAGGCGGCCGTGACGGCGGCGGGGAGTCCCGCCATCGTGCGGCACGTGGGACCGTTAATGACGGCGATCTTCTGTCCGCGCAGTTGAGATGCGGGGCCGGCCACGCCGGCCATTCTTCGAGCCCGCGTTCCGTGCGCGAGCGCGACGGCACGCCGCCGCTCGCCGGCGTCTTTCATCGCGCGGTCGTGTGCGCGCACGATAGCCATTCCCCGCCTTTTCCCGCTTTTCCCGTCGCATTTTTCTATTTCCGCAATAAAGTTTTTCTGCTATTTCAGGGAACTTAATTCGGATCGAAATAACGCCGCATAAAAAAAGCGGCCCGAAGGCCGCTGAAAAAGATGAAAAAGACTGCCCTTGGTCAAGGGGCAAGACGGATTTTAGGACTTTCGTCCCCTTTGAATGAGGCAATAACCGGGAATAGTGCGTTGCTCGAAACAGGACGAATCAGGCGCCCTGCCCGCGGGCATGAGCGCCGCGCCGGCGTGGGCCGTCGCGCATAAGCAACATAGCGGGAATGAACCCGGTGCGCTCGCCGCTCGAAACAAACCGAAATAATCTTTTATTCGCATGCACTTACGTGCCGAATTTCCAGCATTACAGATTCCGGAAAGCACTGTTGTGCGATATGGAATTAAAGAGCGCGGCCAGCCGAATACACTTTGTCCCGAATCGTCAGACCACTCGCCTCTCGCGGTGAATACGCTGATGCGATTCTTCTGGATTGTCTCGGAGAGTTATAAATCATGAAAAAAACCCTTTTTGTCGCGGGCGTCGTAGGTGCCTTCGCAGCCGCCTCGGCTCATGCGCAAAGCAGTGTGACCCTGTACGGCACGCTGGATGCAGGTCTCGTCTACTCGAACAACCAGCTCGGCCACAGCAACTGGCAACAGGGCAGCGGTTCGGTCTCGGACACGTATTTCGGCCTGCGCGGCAGTGAAGACCTGGGCGGCGGCCTGCATGCCATCTTCAAGTTGGAGAACGGCTTCAACCTGAACAACGGTCAGTTCCGCGAAAGCAACACGCTGTTCAACCGCCAGGCGTACGTGGGCCTGCAAAGCAACCAGTTCGGTACGGTGACGCTGGGCCGCCAGTATGAC
It encodes the following:
- a CDS encoding MFS transporter, with product MPLALGPFIVPLIVACAMFMENVDATVIVTSLPALARDLGHDPISLKLAITSYVIGLGVFIPICGWVADRFGSRTVFRVAIGIFMTGSLLCAAATSLSALVAARFVQGIGGAMMVPVGRIIIFRSVPKSEFIRAVNYLTVPALLGPVVGPPLGGFITTYLHWRLIFFVNIPIGLFGIWLANRHIANMHEEHPGPLDWIGFVLSAAGASLFMLGLSLVGGELASGNVAFVMTVTGALLLVLYWFYAQRAERPVLDLRFLRIPSFHASVVGGSLFRIGLGAVPFLLPLALQEGLGLTAFVSGSITCASAFGSIFMKTIATRVLAKFGFRKVLMVNAALAGAAIAAYGFFFPGTPHWLIWCVVLVGGVFPSLQFTSLNSLAYADIAGRDIGRATSVASVIQQISLGLGVTIAGIVLQISRDLQGHAHVVWSDFWPAFFAVALFSVASIPVTAKLPHGTGDEIARGVRGKVGKAA
- a CDS encoding PLP-dependent aminotransferase family protein, producing the protein MEKTVREQWREAVRAAHGAESKYKRLVKAIAGDIESTVLRAGERLPPQRDVAAELEISVQTVTNAYKELERQGLIRCEVGRGSFVSGRVTETMSNYMLDTAERSVVDFSIARIIHTAEHDAMWRKVCATLAGLDDQPWIRAFRPIAGFEHHRQAAAAWLATLGMPAAADTLLVTNGAAHGIFLALASLVGPGDTVLCESLTDHGVIGSASVLGFTLKGLEIDEYGIHPEHFEEMCDSERISALVCTPTLNNPTVSLMPESRRRAIARIAQRYGVYVIEDDVYGPLLPKPVPPISSLIPELSFYCTSLTKSVLTGLRIGYLTTPRRLALRAESVLRVNSWMATPPMAEVATRWLVDGTAARLLEVQRECLSRRQALVQQILGSYVLGSHPHALSVWLRVPSHWQTDRLVRELRNRNIAVTSPDPFLVRGGERPDAVRLCVGAEVGEDTFRAALETMREVFEQYPQVHDFA
- the ehuA gene encoding ectoine/hydroxyectoine ABC transporter ATP-binding protein EhuA codes for the protein MKRDPAAAYTPAVDRNGDTPMVRFRNVTKRYGALTVLDGLDLEVGRNEKVAIIGPSGSGKSTLLRVLMTLDPLTDGMIEVDGEPLTHMVKNGALVPASLRHLRRVRSKIGMVFQSFNLFPHMTALANTIEAPMQVLGLSRKEATERAHELLCLVGLEDKCNHYPSQLSGGQQQRVAIARALAMRPKVMLFDEVTSALDPELCGEVLNVIRRLGSEHNLTMLMVTHQMGFAKEFADRVCFFSQGKIIEQGPPQQFFSAPEHERTKQFLRAVKEAM
- the ehuD gene encoding ectoine/hydroxyectoine ABC transporter permease subunit EhuD, with the protein product MNSFFDLHYAAQILPALLHASLYTILITLVGFAVALVLGLVFAILRRSAVRPVALTVGFVVEFIRSTPLLIQIYVLFYVLPVYGITMSALMAGTVGIALHYACYTSEVYRAGLNGVARGQWEACCALSLSPRRTYLGVILPQAIRPVVPALGNYLVAMFKDTPMLSAITVVELMQQAKNIGSETFRYLEPITLAGLFFLVISVTFAHLVRRLEFSLRLP
- the ehuC gene encoding ectoine/hydroxyectoine ABC transporter permease subunit EhuC translates to MRELFPLLMQGTLVTIGITIGATLLAIVMAFVGTAAKLAPWAPLRWAGNVYVEVFRGTSLLVQLFWFFFVLPLPPFRIELTPLTVAIVGLGLHYGAYGSEILRGALRSVSGGQFEAALALNLSPLTRMRRIVLPQAMINALPPATNLMIELLKGTSLVSLITLSDLTFRARQLDEATFKTAEIFGLTLVIYFVLAQCIATLMRYFERRVNHGIANSRPRSAARLDNGTVMSRFLQRVAR
- the ehuB gene encoding ectoine/hydroxyectoine ABC transporter substrate-binding protein EhuB — its product is MNPKRHSRLPQAFSIACIAAAGLLMHVQHAAAETTLQRIQRTGEVRIGYANEAPFAYTTPDGKVTGESPEIARKIFAKLGVKKVDGVLTEWGSLIPGLRAGRFDVIAAGMYITPERCKQVAFADPQYQIQDTLLVLKGNPKKLHSYADVAKQSDVKLAVMAGAVELGNSRDAGVKDAQLLQVPDTTAQLQAVRARRADAAAGTALTMKGLASKDAAQVETVSDFTDDPKHTGYGALAFRPEDTDLRDAVNKQLHAWLGTPDHLQTVAPFGFDKSNLTTKTAAEICSGK